A window of Sulfurovum riftiae contains these coding sequences:
- the pgeF gene encoding peptidoglycan editing factor PgeF, producing the protein MIDFYRFKNLSNEPDCMHAVTKKDPNEPYALSLALHTGEALDEIVANRQKIIEELDLAEKTYFVVAEQTHSDNITVITQTGTKGWEALEDAVAESDALITDLPGVMLAILTADCVPILLFDRKKKVAAAVHAGWKGTRSQIVLKTVRKMVEVYGSDPADILAGIAPSIGICCYEVGEEVAKHFVDIPEALSQKGEKYMLDLPAVNHYQLLKAGLLEQNIELSGVCTACEVESFFSYRKEEGCSGRFMSLIGVR; encoded by the coding sequence ATGATCGATTTTTACCGCTTTAAAAATCTCTCAAATGAACCTGACTGTATGCATGCTGTCACCAAAAAAGATCCGAACGAACCCTATGCTTTGAGTCTGGCTCTGCATACGGGTGAGGCATTGGATGAGATCGTTGCCAACCGGCAAAAGATCATTGAAGAACTTGATCTGGCAGAAAAGACATATTTTGTGGTTGCTGAGCAGACACACAGTGACAATATTACGGTGATCACTCAGACCGGGACAAAAGGATGGGAAGCACTTGAGGATGCTGTTGCTGAGAGTGATGCGCTGATCACCGATCTTCCCGGTGTGATGCTGGCGATATTGACAGCGGACTGTGTGCCGATACTCCTCTTCGATAGAAAGAAAAAAGTGGCAGCGGCAGTACATGCGGGATGGAAAGGGACACGTTCTCAGATCGTTCTCAAAACGGTACGTAAAATGGTAGAAGTTTACGGATCCGATCCTGCAGATATACTTGCAGGGATCGCCCCTTCCATAGGGATATGCTGTTATGAAGTGGGTGAGGAGGTGGCAAAACATTTCGTTGACATACCTGAAGCTTTGAGTCAAAAAGGTGAAAAGTATATGCTTGATCTGCCAGCCGTCAATCATTATCAGCTTCTCAAAGCAGGTCTTTTGGAACAGAATATAGAGCTCAGTGGGGTCTGTACAGCCTGTGAAGTGGAGAGTTTTTTCTCCTACAGGAAAGAAGAGGGATGCAGTGGAAGGTTCATGAGTTTGATAGGTGTACGCTGA
- a CDS encoding NAD(P)/FAD-dependent oxidoreductase produces the protein MHHVVIIGGSYGGIAALRKLQRDPHIRITLIDRHPYHYLQTEGYELIAGDTYFDNTIVNLSSLCANYENVTFRHTALKAIDPINKTLQLDEGTETYDSLIIALGCVTKRFECDTQVYNYSSGAKSFRGALRLNRFFQDELYKRLESAKHAQENFNIVIGGAGLSGVEIAASMQHFFNHYYRSNTLSCETLKIHLIASREHVLHGMHPKIIEITTKRLAALRVNVHTQCRIASIENHEVVMTNGERIAFDFMIFAGGTAINPALETFEARKNKKGQILVDAYMRSTDHDDVYVIGDAAELKDKKGNILPPTAMTAIGSGTVAAENIIRQREDKPLKKADLRIEGIAIALGGRYAAIDMKFIRFSGYPAYLTKKMIEKFYKWPLWWLAHKGFKKIESCQI, from the coding sequence ATGCATCACGTAGTCATAATCGGCGGCAGTTACGGCGGTATAGCAGCACTTAGAAAACTGCAGAGAGATCCGCATATCCGCATCACACTCATAGACCGGCACCCCTACCACTATCTGCAGACCGAAGGCTATGAACTTATTGCCGGAGACACCTACTTCGACAACACCATCGTCAACCTCTCTTCCCTCTGCGCTAACTATGAAAACGTGACATTCAGGCACACAGCGCTCAAAGCCATAGACCCCATCAACAAGACACTTCAGCTTGATGAGGGTACAGAGACTTATGACAGCCTCATCATAGCCCTGGGCTGTGTGACCAAACGTTTCGAGTGTGACACACAGGTCTACAACTACTCCAGCGGGGCAAAAAGCTTCAGAGGTGCACTCAGGCTGAACCGCTTCTTCCAGGATGAACTCTACAAAAGGCTGGAGTCGGCCAAACATGCCCAAGAGAATTTCAACATCGTCATTGGAGGGGCCGGACTCTCCGGGGTGGAGATCGCAGCAAGCATGCAGCACTTCTTCAACCACTACTACCGAAGCAACACCCTCTCCTGTGAGACACTCAAGATACACCTCATTGCCAGCAGAGAGCATGTATTGCACGGCATGCATCCGAAGATCATAGAGATCACCACCAAAAGACTTGCCGCGCTCAGGGTCAATGTCCATACACAATGCCGTATCGCCTCCATTGAGAACCATGAGGTCGTCATGACCAATGGAGAGCGGATCGCATTTGACTTCATGATCTTTGCCGGAGGTACGGCCATCAATCCGGCACTGGAAACATTCGAGGCGAGGAAGAACAAAAAAGGTCAGATCCTTGTCGATGCATATATGCGATCTACTGACCATGATGACGTTTATGTCATAGGCGATGCCGCCGAACTGAAAGACAAAAAGGGAAATATCCTGCCTCCTACAGCCATGACGGCCATAGGAAGCGGTACAGTGGCAGCAGAGAACATCATACGCCAACGTGAAGACAAGCCTCTGAAAAAAGCTGATCTGCGTATCGAAGGTATCGCTATCGCACTGGGCGGCAGGTATGCAGCGATCGATATGAAATTCATCCGTTTTTCAGGCTATCCGGCCTATCTGACCAAAAAAATGATCGAGAAATTCTACAAATGGCCGCTTTGGTGGCTGGCACACAAAGGGTTCAAAAAGATCGAAAGCTGTCAGATCTGA
- a CDS encoding DUF2461 domain-containing protein: MEASHFAGFPKEGLDFLNQIIINNSKEWLDAHREEYERFIVTPNRAYVEEMGEHLQILVPTINAVPKTNKSLFRIYRDARFHLDDPIKTRIGIIFWQGGGHRMQSSSFYMHYDPFEVFVATGIRNFKPTLLSTYREYIQNDERRSELHNILEALQAKGYALPDPKYKRMPRGCDATDSHSYLYRMGAIYAYTTFPPDETFHSEAIIDRNFKIYEEMFPLQQWLYELTLHCDTSADVFR; encoded by the coding sequence ATGGAGGCTTCACACTTTGCCGGCTTTCCCAAAGAGGGGCTGGATTTTCTCAACCAGATCATCATCAACAACTCCAAAGAGTGGCTTGATGCACACAGGGAAGAGTATGAACGTTTCATCGTAACACCCAACAGAGCCTATGTCGAAGAGATGGGCGAACATTTGCAGATCCTTGTGCCTACCATCAATGCCGTTCCCAAAACGAACAAATCACTCTTCCGTATCTACCGTGATGCCCGCTTCCACCTGGACGATCCCATCAAAACACGCATCGGCATCATCTTCTGGCAGGGAGGCGGCCACCGTATGCAGAGCAGCTCTTTCTACATGCATTACGACCCGTTCGAGGTCTTTGTCGCAACAGGCATACGGAACTTCAAACCAACACTGCTTTCTACCTACAGGGAATACATTCAGAACGATGAACGGCGCAGTGAACTTCACAATATACTCGAAGCGCTGCAAGCCAAAGGGTATGCACTGCCAGACCCAAAATACAAACGTATGCCAAGGGGTTGCGATGCTACAGACAGCCACAGTTACCTCTACCGCATGGGTGCCATCTATGCCTATACCACCTTCCCTCCCGATGAGACCTTCCACTCCGAAGCGATCATAGATAGGAATTTCAAGATATACGAAGAGATGTTCCCCCTGCAGCAGTGGCTCTACGAACTGACACTGCATTGTGATACCAGTGCCGATGTCTTTCGCTGA
- a CDS encoding saccharopine dehydrogenase family protein: MSKKTLIIGAGGVGNVVAFKCAMNAETFGEITLASRTLSKCDTIAANVKAKTGVEIRTAKVDADSVSELVELINRTGANIVINVALPYQDLTIMDACLECQVDYLDTANYEHPDTAKFEYKEQWARDEEYRKSNIMALLGSGFDPGVTNVFCAYAQKHYFDEIHTIDILDCNAGDHGYPFATNFNPEINLREVSAKGRYWQKNDEGEGEWIETEPMEIKQVWDYPEIGPKDSYLLYHEEMESLVRHIKGLKRIRFFMTFGESYLTHMRCLENVGMLGIEPIEHKGQKIVPIEFLKTLLPDPASLGPRTKGKTNIGIFAKGVKDGKARTVYIYQISDHEKCYEEVLSQAVSYTTGVPAMIGAKLMLEKIWEGKGVFNMEQFDPDPFMEELNKQGLPWKVMELGADEDLRVDA, encoded by the coding sequence ATGTCCAAGAAAACCCTTATCATCGGTGCCGGCGGTGTCGGCAATGTTGTCGCATTCAAATGCGCTATGAATGCCGAGACCTTCGGCGAGATAACCCTGGCAAGCAGAACACTCAGCAAATGTGACACTATCGCTGCCAATGTCAAGGCAAAGACCGGTGTAGAGATCCGTACCGCCAAGGTCGATGCAGATTCGGTCAGTGAGCTTGTCGAACTGATCAACAGGACAGGAGCGAACATCGTCATCAACGTTGCGCTCCCCTATCAGGACCTTACCATCATGGATGCCTGCCTGGAGTGCCAGGTCGACTACCTCGACACGGCCAACTACGAACACCCCGACACGGCCAAGTTCGAATACAAAGAGCAGTGGGCCAGAGATGAGGAGTACCGAAAGAGCAATATCATGGCACTGCTGGGCAGCGGATTCGACCCGGGTGTGACCAATGTCTTCTGCGCCTATGCACAGAAGCACTACTTCGACGAGATCCATACCATCGACATCCTCGACTGCAACGCCGGCGACCACGGCTACCCTTTCGCCACCAACTTCAACCCGGAGATCAACCTGCGCGAGGTCTCTGCCAAAGGACGGTACTGGCAGAAAAACGATGAGGGTGAGGGCGAGTGGATAGAGACGGAACCCATGGAGATCAAGCAGGTCTGGGACTACCCCGAAATAGGCCCCAAAGACTCCTACCTGCTCTACCATGAAGAGATGGAGAGCCTGGTCAGACATATCAAAGGTCTCAAGCGTATCCGCTTTTTCATGACCTTCGGAGAGAGCTACCTGACACACATGCGCTGCCTGGAAAATGTCGGTATGCTGGGCATTGAACCCATAGAACACAAAGGGCAGAAGATCGTTCCTATCGAATTCCTCAAGACCCTGCTTCCCGACCCGGCAAGCCTGGGGCCAAGGACCAAAGGAAAAACGAACATCGGCATCTTCGCCAAAGGGGTCAAGGACGGCAAAGCAAGAACCGTCTACATCTACCAGATCAGCGACCATGAGAAGTGTTACGAAGAGGTCCTCAGCCAGGCGGTCAGCTACACTACCGGTGTGCCTGCCATGATCGGTGCAAAACTGATGCTCGAAAAGATCTGGGAGGGCAAAGGGGTCTTCAACATGGAACAGTTCGACCCTGACCCGTTCATGGAAGAGCTGAACAAACAGGGCCTGCCGTGGAAAGTCATGGAACTGGGTGCCGATGAAGACCTGCGGGTGGATGCCTAA
- a CDS encoding AEC family transporter, with protein sequence MISTLLSILFVYVFILLGYLSKRIFKEDMSTKTLTLMSVYFLQPFVTIWGFSTAKLHTEHIYVPLLYLAIILALLLPTILLSRLIFTDIKKRAIFSIAGFVGNTGNIGIPLGIALFGEQSVIYTTLINIANVFVVYIIGVYIYSRGSFSIKASLFNIIKIPIIPASAVAILININNIQLSPEIEEFFKMGAYAGIVLQLFLLGTFLQGIRIRELHPKLFIGTMSQKFIIVPAATALILSLTNLPLFVQGVIFMEMMTPLAVANINLASLYDCRPKDVTTLILLSTLLFIPLLFVLGYVINHYYL encoded by the coding sequence ATGATAAGCACACTTCTCTCCATACTCTTCGTCTATGTCTTCATACTGCTGGGCTACCTTTCCAAGCGTATATTCAAGGAAGATATGAGTACCAAAACACTGACACTGATGTCTGTCTATTTTCTGCAGCCCTTTGTCACCATCTGGGGCTTCAGTACCGCCAAACTGCATACGGAACATATCTATGTGCCGCTGCTTTACCTGGCGATCATCCTTGCTCTGCTGCTTCCAACCATTCTTTTGAGCAGATTAATATTTACAGATATCAAAAAGCGTGCCATCTTCTCCATAGCCGGGTTTGTAGGCAATACCGGGAATATAGGCATCCCTCTGGGTATCGCCCTTTTCGGAGAACAGAGTGTCATCTATACCACACTCATCAATATTGCCAATGTCTTTGTGGTCTACATCATAGGGGTCTATATCTACTCGCGCGGATCCTTCAGTATCAAAGCATCGCTCTTCAACATCATCAAGATCCCCATCATACCGGCCTCAGCTGTTGCAATATTAATAAATATAAACAATATACAACTCTCACCTGAAATAGAAGAGTTCTTCAAAATGGGTGCCTATGCCGGTATCGTACTGCAGCTTTTCCTCCTGGGTACGTTCCTTCAGGGTATTCGCATCAGGGAACTGCATCCAAAACTCTTTATAGGGACGATGAGCCAGAAGTTCATCATCGTTCCTGCAGCCACAGCACTTATACTCTCACTGACCAATTTGCCTCTCTTTGTACAGGGTGTCATTTTCATGGAGATGATGACCCCGCTTGCCGTCGCCAATATCAACCTGGCCTCACTCTACGACTGCCGCCCCAAAGATGTCACCACCCTCATACTGCTGAGCACCCTGCTCTTCATTCCTCTGCTTTTTGTACTGGGCTATGTCATAAATCACTACTATTTGTGA
- a CDS encoding DedA family protein produces the protein MDFSSLETWGYLAVAFFSFGGSLFIVAAAGVFSFMGHMDLTTALIVAMVANFMGDNFLFYLGKYHKKDIRPYYAKHKRKVALATLIMRKYGVLAIFIQKFLYGVKTLVPISMALSKFDFKKFIFFNIFATIIFILTIGLSAYYASETIIAFFSVIEERPWIAPLVMFGVLGTLWFTLSRMTKKR, from the coding sequence ATGGATTTTTCTTCTCTGGAGACCTGGGGATACCTCGCGGTGGCATTCTTCTCTTTTGGCGGTTCGCTTTTCATCGTGGCAGCGGCGGGGGTCTTCTCTTTCATGGGACATATGGACCTGACAACAGCGCTGATCGTGGCGATGGTCGCCAACTTCATGGGAGACAATTTTCTCTTTTATCTGGGGAAGTACCACAAAAAGGACATTCGGCCCTACTATGCCAAGCACAAACGAAAGGTGGCCCTTGCCACGCTCATCATGCGGAAGTACGGTGTGCTGGCGATCTTTATACAGAAGTTCCTTTACGGGGTGAAGACGCTGGTACCGATCTCAATGGCACTTTCGAAGTTCGATTTCAAAAAGTTTATATTCTTTAATATATTCGCAACGATCATCTTTATCCTGACCATAGGATTAAGTGCCTATTATGCGAGTGAAACGATCATCGCTTTCTTCTCTGTCATTGAAGAGAGGCCGTGGATCGCACCACTGGTAATGTTTGGGGTACTGGGCACATTGTGGTTCACACTCAGCAGGATGACAAAAAAAAGATAA
- a CDS encoding pyridoxal phosphate-dependent aminotransferase: MLSDRIQTLSSSLTIAISSLARDLKAEGKDILSFSAGEPDFGTPRRIKDEAIKAINEGFTQYTAVPGIPELLEAIAGKLKRDNGLEYVPSDIIVSNGAKHSLFNLFQALINEGDEVIIPAPYWVTYPEQVKYSEGVPVIIETDEINNFKITAKQLQEAITPKTKMLVLTTPSNPTGSVYTREELEAIADVLKGTDIIIASDEMYEKLVYGVEFTATASISEDMFQRTVTINGLSKSVAMTGWRFGYLASPNKELISVMNKLQSQSTSNINSITQKAAIPALNGEVDDEIEMMRTAFEARAKEATELMNAIDGLSVLRPKGAFYLFVNIKDISNDSITFCKELLQEVGVAVVPGIGFGSEGYFRFSFATDISTIREGIRRIEKFVKSKKA, translated from the coding sequence ATGTTATCAGACCGCATACAGACACTATCGTCATCATTGACCATTGCCATCTCTTCACTGGCAAGAGACCTTAAAGCAGAGGGAAAAGACATTCTCTCTTTCTCAGCAGGTGAACCTGATTTTGGGACACCGAGACGGATCAAAGATGAAGCGATCAAAGCGATCAATGAAGGGTTTACACAATACACAGCTGTACCGGGCATTCCCGAACTGCTTGAAGCCATTGCAGGCAAGCTCAAAAGAGACAACGGACTTGAATATGTCCCTTCGGACATCATTGTAAGCAACGGAGCGAAGCACTCGCTATTCAACCTTTTCCAGGCACTTATCAACGAAGGTGACGAAGTGATCATCCCCGCACCGTACTGGGTCACCTACCCCGAGCAGGTTAAATACTCGGAAGGTGTTCCAGTCATCATAGAGACAGACGAGATCAACAACTTCAAGATCACGGCAAAGCAGCTTCAGGAAGCAATCACACCAAAGACAAAGATGCTCGTTCTCACCACACCGTCCAATCCGACAGGGTCTGTCTACACAAGAGAAGAACTTGAAGCGATTGCAGACGTACTCAAAGGTACGGACATTATCATTGCAAGTGACGAAATGTATGAAAAGCTGGTATATGGTGTGGAGTTTACGGCAACGGCAAGTATCTCCGAAGACATGTTCCAAAGAACCGTGACCATCAACGGCCTGAGCAAGTCAGTTGCCATGACCGGCTGGCGTTTCGGTTACCTGGCTTCTCCGAACAAGGAGCTCATCTCCGTTATGAACAAACTGCAGAGCCAGAGTACCTCCAACATCAACTCAATCACCCAAAAAGCAGCCATTCCGGCACTTAACGGTGAAGTCGATGATGAGATCGAAATGATGAGAACAGCGTTCGAGGCAAGAGCCAAAGAGGCGACAGAACTCATGAATGCCATCGACGGCCTGAGCGTTCTCAGACCTAAGGGGGCCTTCTACCTTTTCGTGAATATCAAAGATATCAGCAATGACTCCATTACCTTCTGTAAAGAGCTGCTCCAGGAGGTCGGTGTAGCAGTCGTTCCTGGTATAGGGTTCGGTTCGGAAGGCTATTTCAGATTCTCCTTTGCCACCGATATCTCTACTATCAGAGAGGGTATCAGACGTATTGAAAAATTCGTCAAGAGTAAAAAGGCGTAA
- the cysE gene encoding serine O-acetyltransferase encodes MNIFSLIKEDFLNVKRNDPALHSTFELFFNYPGLWALFFHRIAHSLYKRGLRFLPRFISAIGLFLTTIDIHPAATMGRRVFIDHGVGVVIGETAVIGNDVIIYQQVTLGGVSTSKGKRHPTLENNVVIGAGSKVLGNITIGENSKVGANSVVVKDVPADSTAIGIPARVLKRGYDKTPLSHNKIPDVNKEIFEYLLKRIEVLEEALPKTKQKDIKEKDHKLEELYDNFIHSMD; translated from the coding sequence GTGAATATATTCAGTCTTATTAAAGAGGATTTCCTCAATGTCAAAAGGAACGACCCTGCCCTGCATTCGACTTTTGAGCTCTTTTTTAACTACCCGGGTCTCTGGGCACTCTTTTTTCACCGTATCGCACACTCACTTTACAAAAGAGGCCTTCGCTTTCTGCCACGTTTCATCTCGGCCATCGGACTCTTTCTGACCACGATCGACATCCACCCTGCTGCTACCATGGGAAGACGCGTTTTCATCGACCACGGTGTAGGCGTAGTTATCGGTGAGACCGCTGTTATCGGTAACGATGTCATCATCTACCAGCAGGTGACGCTGGGTGGGGTCAGTACCAGCAAAGGCAAACGCCACCCCACGCTGGAGAACAATGTCGTCATCGGTGCAGGTTCCAAAGTACTGGGGAACATCACTATAGGTGAGAACTCCAAGGTTGGTGCCAACTCCGTTGTCGTCAAGGATGTCCCCGCAGACTCCACCGCCATCGGCATCCCTGCCCGTGTGCTTAAACGCGGCTATGACAAGACCCCGTTAAGCCACAACAAGATACCCGATGTCAACAAAGAGATCTTCGAGTACCTTCTCAAACGTATCGAAGTACTTGAGGAGGCCCTTCCCAAGACCAAGCAAAAAGACATCAAAGAGAAAGACCATAAACTCGAGGAGCTCTACGACAACTTCATCCACAGTATGGATTGA
- the speA gene encoding biosynthetic arginine decarboxylase: MKRFGLDIWGDDNFFIEDDTVNINHASQPSLLQITQEIREKGYKGPLLLRFPHLIEKQISTLFDTFARAKEEFGYQGNFHAVFPLKVNQFPNFIHALMDVSQNYNYGLEAGSKAELIIAISKTPLGAPITVNGFKDKEMISLCFIAAKMGHNITVTIEGLGELETIIQVDREFNKDTEISVAPRIGVRIRLHSSGIGIWAKSGGYSSKFGLTSTELLEAYEMLKKNKLLERLWMIHFHIGSQMGDIAPLKKALREAGNIYAELKKRGADTLGAINIGGGLAVEYSQHGSSTERNYSLNEFANDVVYLMQEISKSKGVAEPDIFTESGRYIAASHSVLVAPVLELFSQEYHKKALRLKEENPPLIQELYDLFNTINRKNAREYLHDALDHMESLLTLFDLGYIDLEDRSNTEILVNLIIKKAISLLKNEGSDELKRLQDRIQERYLVNFSLFQSLPDFWGLAQHFPVMPLDRLDEKPTNPASIWDITCDSDGEIGFSRELPLYLHDIDVSQEEYFLAFFLTGAYQEVLGMQHNLFTHPTECVIRFDEEGNYRIDDLIEAQNLMDVLDDLDYDTNLIDKALKYQIEESSALSKKEKRELLGKLYLYLSENSYLKTIQAISENN, from the coding sequence ATGAAGCGTTTCGGTTTGGATATCTGGGGGGACGATAACTTTTTCATCGAAGACGATACCGTCAATATCAACCATGCCAGCCAGCCTTCACTGCTTCAGATAACACAGGAGATCAGGGAGAAAGGCTACAAGGGTCCTCTGCTCCTGCGCTTCCCCCATCTCATCGAAAAACAGATCAGTACCCTCTTCGATACCTTTGCACGTGCCAAAGAAGAGTTCGGCTACCAGGGGAACTTCCATGCGGTCTTTCCCCTGAAGGTCAACCAGTTCCCCAACTTCATCCACGCGCTTATGGATGTGTCACAAAACTACAACTATGGGTTGGAAGCCGGGAGCAAGGCCGAGCTGATCATCGCTATCAGTAAAACCCCGCTGGGAGCACCCATCACTGTCAACGGCTTCAAGGACAAGGAGATGATCTCTTTGTGTTTCATCGCTGCCAAGATGGGACACAACATCACCGTGACCATTGAGGGACTTGGAGAGCTTGAAACGATCATCCAGGTCGACAGGGAATTCAACAAGGATACCGAAATCTCCGTAGCTCCCAGGATCGGTGTGCGTATACGTCTGCACAGTTCAGGTATCGGTATCTGGGCAAAAAGCGGGGGCTACAGTTCCAAGTTCGGGTTGACCTCTACAGAACTGCTTGAAGCCTACGAAATGCTCAAGAAGAACAAGCTGCTCGAACGGCTCTGGATGATCCACTTCCATATCGGCTCGCAGATGGGAGACATCGCACCTTTGAAAAAAGCACTCAGAGAGGCAGGGAACATCTATGCCGAACTCAAAAAACGCGGAGCGGACACCCTGGGAGCCATCAACATCGGCGGCGGTCTGGCCGTGGAGTATTCACAGCATGGCAGCAGCACAGAGCGCAACTACTCCCTGAACGAATTCGCCAATGATGTAGTCTACCTGATGCAGGAGATCTCAAAAAGCAAAGGGGTTGCCGAACCGGACATTTTTACCGAATCGGGCCGTTACATCGCAGCTTCCCACTCCGTTCTGGTCGCTCCGGTACTCGAACTCTTTTCCCAGGAGTACCACAAAAAGGCCCTACGCCTCAAAGAAGAGAACCCGCCGCTCATCCAGGAGCTCTACGACCTTTTCAACACCATCAACAGGAAAAATGCCCGCGAGTACCTGCACGATGCCCTTGACCATATGGAATCTCTGCTGACACTCTTCGATCTGGGGTATATCGACCTTGAGGACCGTTCCAACACAGAGATACTGGTCAACCTCATTATCAAAAAGGCGATCTCACTTTTAAAGAACGAAGGTTCGGACGAACTCAAACGGCTACAGGACCGTATTCAGGAGCGCTATCTCGTCAACTTCTCCCTCTTCCAGTCCCTGCCTGATTTCTGGGGCCTTGCACAGCATTTCCCAGTCATGCCGCTTGACAGGCTCGATGAAAAACCGACCAACCCGGCAAGTATCTGGGATATTACCTGTGACAGTGACGGAGAGATAGGCTTCAGCCGTGAACTGCCGCTCTACCTGCATGACATCGATGTAAGCCAGGAGGAGTATTTCCTGGCCTTTTTCCTTACGGGCGCCTACCAGGAGGTGCTCGGTATGCAGCACAACCTCTTTACCCATCCGACCGAGTGTGTCATCCGTTTCGATGAAGAGGGCAACTACCGTATCGATGATCTCATCGAGGCACAGAATCTCATGGATGTTCTCGACGATCTCGACTATGACACCAACCTCATCGACAAAGCGCTCAAATACCAGATAGAAGAATCCTCTGCTCTCTCCAAAAAGGAAAAAAGAGAACTTTTGGGTAAACTTTATCTTTATTTAAGTGAAAACAGTTATCTTAAGACCATTCAGGCCATAAGCGAAAATAATTAA